In Thermococcus sp. M39, the following are encoded in one genomic region:
- a CDS encoding radical SAM protein: protein MIAFGPVPSRRLGKSLGINNIPDKVCSYACVYCQIGRTIKMEVERRAFYNPELILKEAKEKVEKARAKGEHVDYITFVPDGEPTLDINLGKEAELLKELGIPLAILTNSSLIWREDAREDLLKFDFVSLKLDAVSEQLWRKIDRPHKSLKLDEILDGMLEFRKEFNGKLVTETMLIDGINYGDEFEKIAEFLEELKPDIAYIAIPTRPPAERWVKPASEETINRAFQIFAKALGSDRVEYLIGYEGNAFAFTGNVEEDLLSITAVHPMREDAVEDFLKKANADWSVVEKLLREEKLIELEYDGKRFYMRKLKSRNL from the coding sequence ATGATAGCATTTGGTCCCGTTCCATCTCGCAGATTAGGAAAAAGCCTAGGCATAAATAACATTCCAGATAAAGTATGCTCATATGCTTGTGTTTACTGCCAAATTGGGAGAACAATTAAGATGGAAGTTGAAAGGAGAGCATTTTATAACCCAGAGTTAATCCTCAAGGAAGCTAAAGAAAAAGTTGAGAAAGCCAGAGCAAAAGGAGAGCACGTTGATTACATCACATTCGTCCCAGATGGTGAACCGACTTTGGACATTAACCTTGGAAAGGAAGCTGAGCTGCTGAAAGAACTTGGAATCCCTTTGGCAATTCTAACAAACTCTTCCCTAATCTGGAGGGAGGATGCTAGGGAAGATTTGTTGAAGTTTGATTTTGTCTCTCTAAAGCTTGATGCTGTAAGTGAGCAACTCTGGAGAAAAATTGACAGACCGCACAAAAGCTTAAAGCTCGATGAAATCCTTGATGGAATGCTCGAATTCAGAAAAGAATTCAACGGAAAACTCGTAACAGAGACTATGCTCATCGATGGAATTAATTATGGAGACGAATTTGAGAAGATTGCTGAGTTTTTGGAGGAGCTTAAACCAGATATAGCTTACATAGCTATTCCAACGAGGCCCCCAGCGGAGAGGTGGGTTAAGCCAGCTAGTGAGGAGACGATAAACAGAGCGTTTCAGATTTTTGCTAAGGCTTTAGGAAGTGATAGGGTAGAGTACCTCATTGGATATGAGGGAAATGCATTTGCTTTTACGGGGAATGTTGAAGAGGATTTACTGAGCATAACGGCTGTCCACCCGATGAGAGAAGATGCCGTTGAAGACTTTCTCAAAAAGGCCAATGCAGATTGGAGTGTTGTTGAGAAGCTTTTGAGGGAAGAAAAGCTCATTGAGCTTGAATACGATGGAAAGAGGTTCTACATGAGGAAGCTCAAGAGCAGAAATCTTTAA
- a CDS encoding nicotinate-nucleotide pyrophosphorylase, with protein MLDFFELYLFEDCPYFDETTELLRIEGEGELKIISRERGIAACTEDLAGFYERRRLKVIKYIRSGEEFNAGDVIFQAQGDIKELFKLWRISQTFLSLTCAIATKTRQLVEIARKVNPNVVVATTRKTHPGMRYFELKAVKAGGGFYHRNSLSDSILITQNHLNVVGELKDIKSLRKIEIEPRSREEAYRYAKIADILLLDHFTIEELGELVPKLKALNPRLEIAVAGNIDESNIEDYAKVADIIVTSAPYYARPLDLTTKIKKI; from the coding sequence ATGCTGGATTTCTTTGAGCTTTATCTCTTTGAGGACTGTCCGTATTTCGATGAGACGACAGAACTGCTTAGAATCGAGGGTGAAGGGGAATTAAAGATAATATCGAGAGAAAGAGGGATAGCAGCTTGCACGGAAGACTTGGCAGGATTCTATGAAAGGAGAAGATTAAAGGTGATTAAATATATCAGAAGCGGGGAAGAATTTAACGCAGGTGATGTAATCTTCCAGGCTCAGGGCGATATTAAAGAGCTATTCAAGCTCTGGAGGATTTCTCAGACATTCCTTTCTTTAACCTGTGCAATTGCAACTAAAACAAGGCAGCTGGTTGAGATAGCAAGAAAAGTCAATCCTAACGTTGTAGTTGCAACAACAAGGAAGACTCACCCAGGAATGAGATATTTCGAGCTGAAGGCTGTAAAAGCTGGAGGTGGCTTTTATCACAGAAATTCGCTGAGCGATTCGATCTTGATAACTCAAAACCACTTAAACGTTGTTGGAGAGCTCAAAGACATCAAATCTTTAAGGAAAATCGAGATTGAGCCAAGGAGCAGGGAAGAAGCTTACAGATATGCAAAGATTGCTGATATCTTGCTCTTAGACCACTTTACGATTGAAGAACTTGGAGAGCTCGTTCCAAAGCTTAAAGCTTTGAATCCAAGGCTTGAAATAGCCGTTGCGGGAAACATAGACGAGAGCAATATCGAAGATTATGCCAAAGTTGCTGATATAATAGTTACGAGCGCTCCATACTATGCCCGGCCTCTTGATCTGACGACAAAAATCAAGAAAATTTAA
- a CDS encoding ATP-binding cassette domain-containing protein, with translation MFLEIRDLSIDLGEFKLVDVSLGVEKREYVTIIGPTGSGKSILLETIAGFYKPERGKIILEGRDITHLPPEKRGVSVVYQDYVLFPHMTVYDNIAYGLRKKINDEERIKEEVERIAKVLKIDHLLHRMPTTLSGGEMQRAAIARALVVKPKLLLMDEPFSALDVKTREKLRRLVKKAIQEYQTTVLHVTHDFDDIFSLATKVVVMRDGKVLQIGEPEEVFSRPSSDFVADFVGTNILKCRVVGAEGNLTVLSVNGLRIYSTDRAEIGEEVRVSIRPENIIIAKEPIESSARNVFIGKVSEVSRKGHLVWLRIKLDGVELKAVITPNSCDLLGIEEGKEFYVIFKASNVRIVG, from the coding sequence ATGTTTCTTGAAATCAGAGATTTGAGCATTGATTTAGGTGAGTTCAAGCTTGTGGATGTCTCTCTGGGAGTCGAAAAGAGAGAATATGTAACGATAATTGGCCCTACAGGAAGTGGAAAATCAATATTGCTGGAAACAATAGCTGGATTCTACAAGCCAGAAAGGGGAAAGATAATCCTGGAAGGGAGAGACATAACTCATCTACCTCCAGAGAAGCGTGGAGTCAGCGTGGTTTATCAGGACTACGTTCTCTTTCCACACATGACTGTTTACGACAACATAGCTTACGGTTTGAGGAAGAAAATCAATGATGAAGAGAGAATCAAGGAAGAGGTTGAAAGAATAGCGAAGGTTTTGAAAATTGACCATCTACTCCACAGGATGCCAACAACACTTAGTGGAGGTGAGATGCAGAGAGCGGCAATAGCGAGGGCTTTAGTTGTCAAGCCGAAGCTCCTCCTCATGGATGAGCCTTTTTCAGCTCTCGATGTAAAGACTAGGGAAAAGCTGAGAAGGCTTGTTAAAAAGGCAATTCAAGAGTACCAGACAACAGTTCTACACGTTACTCATGACTTTGATGACATTTTCAGCTTAGCGACGAAAGTAGTTGTGATGAGAGACGGCAAAGTTCTGCAGATTGGAGAACCGGAAGAAGTATTTTCAAGACCCTCAAGCGACTTTGTCGCTGATTTTGTCGGAACAAACATTTTGAAGTGCAGAGTCGTTGGAGCTGAGGGTAATTTAACTGTGTTAAGCGTTAATGGGCTGAGAATTTACAGCACAGACAGAGCTGAGATTGGAGAGGAAGTTAGGGTGTCAATCAGACCGGAGAACATCATAATAGCGAAAGAGCCAATTGAAAGCTCGGCAAGGAACGTTTTCATTGGTAAAGTGTCTGAGGTTTCAAGGAAGGGACACTTAGTCTGGCTGAGGATTAAGCTCGATGGTGTGGAGCTTAAAGCTGTAATAACACCAAACTCCTGCGATCTGCTCGGCATTGAGGAAGGAAAAGAGTTCTACGTTATCTTTAAAGCTTCAAACGTTAGAATTGTGGGGTGA
- a CDS encoding molybdopterin-binding protein has translation MVFRTFFWAVNKDYNTHDHTREAAEELGLKPGDKVKAIIKATEVIIEKE, from the coding sequence ATAGTCTTTAGAACATTTTTCTGGGCTGTTAATAAGGATTATAACACCCACGATCACACAAGAGAAGCAGCAGAAGAGCTTGGCTTGAAGCCCGGAGATAAAGTTAAAGCTATAATAAAAGCTACAGAAGTTATAATTGAAAAAGAGTAG
- the cdr gene encoding CoA-disulfide reductase, whose amino-acid sequence MSKRVVIIGGGAAGMSAASRVKRLKPDWDVKVFEATEWVSHAPCGVPYVVEGISPKEKLMHYPPEFFIKKRGIDLHLNAKVVEVEQGQVRVQEKDGEHKYEWDYLVFANGASPKLPPIEGIDLEGVFTADLPPDAVAIREYMQKYDVKDVVVIGTGYIALEMAEAFAAQGKNVTLIGRSERVLRKSYDKEITDIVEAKLREHINLRLQELTIRLEGKERVEKVVTDANEYKADLVVIATGIKPNIELAKQLGVRIGETGAIWTNEKMQTSVENVYAAGDVAETKHIITGRRVWVPLAPPGNKMGYVAGSNIAGKEIHFPGVLGTSITKFMDLEIGKTGLTESEALKEGYDVKTAFIEARTKPHYYPGGKKIWLKAVADKETNKLLGLQAVGSDILPRIDAFAVALQAGFTTKDLFFADLAYAPPFAPVWDPLIVLARVLKF is encoded by the coding sequence ATGAGCAAACGAGTTGTAATTATTGGTGGTGGAGCTGCAGGAATGAGTGCTGCTTCAAGGGTCAAGCGTTTAAAGCCTGACTGGGATGTTAAAGTCTTCGAAGCAACGGAATGGGTAAGTCATGCTCCTTGTGGAGTGCCCTACGTTGTTGAAGGAATTTCCCCAAAAGAAAAGCTGATGCATTATCCTCCAGAGTTCTTCATAAAGAAGAGGGGCATTGATCTGCACTTAAATGCTAAAGTTGTGGAAGTTGAGCAAGGACAAGTTAGGGTTCAAGAAAAAGATGGTGAGCATAAATATGAGTGGGACTACTTGGTTTTTGCCAACGGGGCCTCCCCTAAGCTTCCACCAATTGAAGGAATTGACTTAGAGGGAGTTTTTACAGCTGATTTGCCTCCCGATGCAGTTGCGATAAGGGAGTATATGCAGAAATATGATGTTAAAGATGTAGTGGTTATCGGAACGGGATACATAGCACTAGAAATGGCTGAAGCCTTTGCTGCTCAAGGAAAGAATGTAACGCTCATTGGGAGGAGCGAAAGAGTTCTAAGGAAAAGCTATGACAAAGAAATCACAGACATCGTCGAGGCAAAGCTTAGGGAGCACATAAATCTCCGCCTGCAGGAGCTAACAATAAGACTTGAAGGCAAAGAAAGGGTTGAGAAAGTCGTTACTGATGCAAACGAGTACAAGGCTGATTTAGTTGTGATAGCAACGGGAATAAAGCCGAACATTGAGCTGGCAAAGCAGCTTGGCGTTAGAATTGGAGAAACTGGTGCAATATGGACGAATGAAAAGATGCAGACTAGTGTTGAAAATGTTTATGCGGCTGGAGACGTTGCTGAGACAAAGCACATAATTACTGGGAGGAGAGTCTGGGTTCCTCTAGCTCCACCAGGAAATAAGATGGGCTATGTTGCTGGCAGTAATATAGCTGGAAAGGAAATACACTTCCCTGGAGTTCTTGGCACTTCAATAACAAAGTTCATGGACTTGGAAATCGGAAAGACAGGTTTAACTGAAAGCGAGGCATTGAAGGAGGGATACGATGTTAAGACAGCTTTCATTGAAGCAAGAACAAAGCCTCACTACTACCCCGGTGGAAAGAAAATCTGGCTCAAGGCAGTGGCAGATAAGGAAACAAATAAGCTCTTAGGACTTCAAGCTGTTGGTTCAGATATACTTCCGAGAATTGACGCATTTGCTGTTGCGTTACAAGCTGGTTTTACGACAAAAGACTTATTCTTTGCCGATTTAGCCTACGCTCCACCATTTGCACCGGTGTGGGATCCACTAATAGTGCTGGCAAGGGTTTTGAAGTTCTGA
- a CDS encoding Rossmann-like domain-containing protein, whose amino-acid sequence MLLRKFKKEALKLAKGLELIDFSFGLPYTYVLVEGEKGKALGVAMTLPEEIQRYENSIEEPSLEEFIKKADSLNVVERTLALAAINAVSQYHIDLSNAEWIDAVELLPDDIEKVAVIGNMPPIVKALRERGFELYVFERNPKLWDRETLSDSLEYWLLPEMDAVIASATCIVNGTVDMIAERAKNAKIILLTGPTGQALPEFFKGTGITHIASMKVVDIEKAIEKLKLGCFRGFSKESRKYTVAVS is encoded by the coding sequence ATGCTGTTGAGGAAATTCAAAAAAGAAGCGCTGAAGCTTGCAAAAGGCTTGGAACTCATCGATTTTTCATTTGGACTGCCATACACTTACGTTCTCGTCGAGGGTGAAAAGGGCAAAGCCCTCGGAGTTGCTATGACTTTACCTGAGGAAATCCAAAGATACGAAAACTCAATCGAAGAACCTAGCCTTGAGGAGTTCATAAAAAAGGCTGACAGTCTGAACGTTGTCGAAAGAACTCTAGCTTTAGCAGCAATAAATGCAGTTTCTCAATATCACATTGATCTAAGTAATGCGGAGTGGATCGACGCAGTAGAGCTCCTCCCTGATGATATTGAAAAGGTGGCAGTTATTGGAAATATGCCGCCGATAGTTAAGGCTCTGCGGGAGAGAGGTTTTGAGCTCTATGTCTTTGAGCGAAATCCGAAGCTGTGGGACAGAGAAACACTGAGCGATTCCTTAGAGTACTGGCTTCTGCCAGAGATGGATGCAGTTATTGCAAGTGCAACTTGTATAGTAAACGGAACTGTTGATATGATAGCTGAAAGAGCAAAGAATGCAAAAATTATTCTCCTTACAGGGCCAACTGGACAGGCTTTGCCAGAGTTCTTTAAAGGAACGGGAATAACCCATATTGCATCCATGAAGGTTGTTGATATTGAGAAAGCAATAGAAAAGCTGAAGTTAGGCTGCTTTAGAGGATTTTCAAAAGAAAGCAGAAAGTACACGGTAGCAGTTAGTTAA
- a CDS encoding ABC transporter permease, whose amino-acid sequence MEGLNFKRFCIFVSLLFTFFLFLAIASLFVVPNPKDIAEALKSEEMLFSLKLSLITASISTLIVMLIAIPIGYALSRFSFPGKNIVKSILDLPMAFPELVLGLALLLLFGRTPVGEALQDLGIKIVFTKLGIVVAQIFTALPYATRISYSTFESISIRYELVSRSLGYGEFETFKNVTLPLAKNGLFASTIITFARCMGAFGAVLILAGGSYMNTEILPVTLYLNISYGNIGMAITSGIVLIVVSFMAILAFEKLEGGTNVS is encoded by the coding sequence ATGGAAGGGCTGAACTTTAAGCGATTCTGCATTTTTGTTTCCCTTTTGTTCACATTTTTTCTGTTCTTGGCGATAGCGTCGCTCTTTGTTGTTCCAAACCCCAAAGATATTGCTGAAGCATTAAAATCAGAGGAAATGCTCTTCTCCCTCAAGCTATCCCTCATAACAGCTTCAATTTCTACGTTGATTGTTATGTTGATAGCAATTCCAATCGGCTATGCCCTTTCAAGATTTTCCTTCCCAGGGAAGAATATAGTCAAATCAATCCTCGACCTCCCAATGGCTTTTCCAGAGCTTGTTTTGGGGTTAGCATTGCTTCTCCTCTTCGGAAGGACACCAGTTGGAGAAGCCCTCCAAGACCTTGGAATAAAGATCGTCTTCACAAAACTTGGTATAGTTGTTGCTCAAATTTTCACTGCTCTGCCTTATGCGACAAGGATTTCCTACTCAACCTTTGAATCAATAAGTATAAGGTATGAGCTCGTCTCGAGAAGCCTCGGCTACGGGGAATTTGAAACTTTCAAAAACGTCACACTTCCTCTGGCAAAGAACGGTCTGTTCGCTTCAACAATCATAACCTTCGCAAGATGCATGGGTGCCTTCGGGGCAGTGCTTATCCTAGCTGGAGGAAGCTACATGAACACAGAAATTCTGCCGGTAACGCTTTACCTGAACATATCCTACGGCAACATTGGGATGGCAATAACGAGTGGAATAGTTCTGATAGTTGTGTCCTTCATGGCCATCCTTGCATTTGAAAAGCTAGAGGGTGGTACAAATGTTTCTTGA
- a CDS encoding NifB/NifX family molybdenum-iron cluster-binding protein gives MRIAIPSSNRGGLEDTISTVFARAPVFTIVDIENGEIKNVRTIQNEAMNASSGADPMVVQMLVNEGVDAVIAPQLGPNAMAALQAAGIKVYTFPPGTPIKEAVEKISKGEAPQSPEYPQHFQAPPQAYYLTQQSQVPPYYPPAPQPQAYYPPFPMPARPPIPEPPRHKDCIHYKDGKCEFWNLTVHADDPACPFFIPKNAPWRWW, from the coding sequence ATGAGAATCGCAATACCAAGTTCAAACCGTGGAGGGTTAGAAGACACAATCTCAACAGTCTTTGCAAGGGCACCCGTGTTTACAATCGTCGATATAGAAAATGGAGAGATTAAAAACGTTAGAACTATCCAAAACGAAGCCATGAATGCCTCCAGTGGAGCGGATCCAATGGTTGTGCAAATGCTCGTAAATGAAGGCGTTGATGCAGTGATTGCTCCTCAACTTGGCCCAAACGCAATGGCTGCCCTACAAGCTGCAGGAATTAAGGTTTACACATTTCCACCAGGAACCCCGATAAAGGAAGCTGTTGAAAAGATAAGCAAAGGCGAAGCTCCACAATCACCCGAATACCCACAACATTTCCAGGCTCCACCACAGGCATACTATCTAACTCAACAATCTCAAGTCCCACCATACTACCCACCCGCTCCTCAGCCACAAGCTTACTATCCTCCATTCCCAATGCCAGCAAGACCACCGATACCAGAGCCACCAAGGCACAAGGATTGCATCCACTATAAGGATGGCAAGTGTGAATTTTGGAATCTAACTGTTCACGCTGATGATCCCGCTTGCCCATTTTTCATCCCAAAGAACGCTCCTTGGAGGTGGTGGTGA
- a CDS encoding DUF4405 domain-containing protein translates to MSFKLRMWVSLILFVLWLITGISGIFLLIGPLFAELGISLPISLMDTIHTYIGFAFFGLSVVHVALNWSAMKSYFRKLMQ, encoded by the coding sequence ATGAGCTTCAAGCTTAGAATGTGGGTGTCGCTGATTCTCTTTGTTTTGTGGCTGATAACGGGAATAAGTGGTATTTTCCTCCTTATAGGCCCTCTTTTTGCGGAGCTAGGGATTTCTCTGCCGATATCCTTGATGGATACAATTCATACATATATTGGCTTTGCCTTCTTTGGACTCTCGGTTGTGCATGTTGCCCTCAACTGGTCTGCAATGAAAAGCTACTTCCGCAAGCTTATGCAATAA
- the modA gene encoding molybdate ABC transporter substrate-binding protein, producing the protein MKKTPTLLLLCVLIFSVISSGCIGEKAQVNKSTKEFEGQTVVVCSGAGLMKPMNELIGMFENETGAKVEVHYGGSSEIFGILQTTCGCDVFIPGAWYYTKVGMDKGYVLNDTVKNVTLHIPVIAVPKGNPKNIHSLEDLAKPGVRVVLGDPKACAIGKVAKKMLEKNGLWENVSKNVVTFTPTVNQLLIYITTGQADAAIIWEDMTTWAQAKGKIEVIQIPPEQNIIKTIPTAVTVCAEKDGHLEVAKAFNEFIANHTEIWEKWGFRPWKG; encoded by the coding sequence ATGAAAAAGACGCCAACTCTGCTCTTGCTATGTGTTTTGATTTTTAGTGTAATTTCAAGCGGATGCATTGGCGAAAAAGCCCAAGTTAACAAAAGCACAAAGGAGTTCGAAGGGCAAACAGTTGTTGTATGTTCAGGAGCTGGCTTGATGAAGCCCATGAACGAGCTCATAGGAATGTTTGAGAATGAAACAGGTGCAAAGGTTGAGGTTCACTACGGTGGAAGCAGCGAAATATTTGGCATTCTGCAGACAACCTGCGGCTGTGATGTCTTCATTCCTGGAGCCTGGTACTATACCAAAGTTGGCATGGATAAAGGCTACGTTCTGAATGACACGGTGAAGAATGTCACCTTGCACATCCCAGTAATAGCCGTTCCAAAGGGTAATCCAAAGAACATTCATTCACTTGAAGACTTAGCAAAGCCCGGTGTTAGAGTTGTTCTAGGCGATCCAAAGGCCTGTGCCATAGGAAAAGTTGCAAAGAAAATGCTTGAAAAGAATGGCCTCTGGGAAAACGTGAGCAAGAATGTCGTAACGTTCACGCCAACTGTAAACCAGTTGTTGATATACATCACGACTGGACAGGCTGATGCCGCTATAATCTGGGAGGATATGACAACTTGGGCACAAGCAAAGGGCAAGATTGAGGTTATTCAAATTCCACCGGAGCAGAATATCATAAAGACAATTCCAACGGCTGTAACCGTCTGTGCAGAGAAAGATGGACATTTAGAAGTGGCTAAAGCCTTTAACGAATTTATAGCTAACCATACCGAAATCTGGGAGAAGTGGGGGTTCAGGCCATGGAAGGGCTGA
- a CDS encoding DUF5666 domain-containing protein, translated as MERRIAIAFILCAIIIIMPFAVKIAENSIKSSTEIPSSNITTTFGGITYIGSAVSHEGSDLLCVIPAKVYVPEAGTEVTLNVTVKFKHAQPCPYSDWEILTENPVNVEVVSESETKLTDAYTAVKQYTVKVLGNGALDVVFKYGSSCPYGTEERVTVYFYIGTPSEEEMVNASAQIPELNITEKIITGVIEDVNLEERYFVVNSTKIAVRGKWRSEEGAEYNWREMLALLKVGEKVEVKATYEDGEWKAYEITINGKTFVKG; from the coding sequence ATGGAAAGGAGAATAGCAATTGCTTTCATACTCTGTGCAATAATTATAATCATGCCATTTGCAGTTAAGATTGCTGAAAATAGTATTAAAAGCAGCACAGAAATTCCTTCTTCAAACATAACCACTACATTTGGAGGGATAACCTACATTGGCTCAGCAGTTTCTCATGAAGGTTCTGACTTGCTCTGTGTTATTCCTGCCAAAGTTTATGTTCCAGAGGCTGGGACTGAAGTTACACTCAACGTTACGGTTAAGTTTAAGCATGCCCAACCATGTCCTTACTCTGACTGGGAAATTCTAACTGAAAATCCCGTCAATGTTGAAGTTGTCAGCGAGAGTGAGACTAAGCTGACTGATGCATACACGGCAGTTAAGCAGTACACAGTAAAAGTTCTTGGGAATGGAGCGCTTGATGTAGTGTTTAAATATGGAAGCAGCTGTCCCTACGGTACGGAGGAAAGAGTCACAGTTTACTTTTACATTGGAACTCCATCAGAAGAGGAGATGGTAAATGCTTCTGCTCAGATTCCTGAGCTTAACATAACTGAAAAGATTATAACGGGTGTTATTGAAGATGTAAATCTCGAAGAACGCTATTTCGTTGTTAACTCAACTAAAATTGCAGTTAGAGGAAAGTGGAGAAGTGAAGAGGGCGCAGAGTATAACTGGAGGGAGATGCTTGCCCTCCTTAAAGTTGGAGAAAAAGTTGAAGTCAAAGCAACTTATGAAGATGGGGAATGGAAGGCTTATGAGATAACGATAAACGGCAAAACATTCGTTAAGGGGTGA
- a CDS encoding MFS transporter, with product MSQRINATMHAKKVSHRYYGISKVPKWFYSFVPFKISTGGSSILMPLYLLQLGGNAQMVGIMNSLASLSSMIGSLFWGKLSDKTLRRKVFILLGFLSVSIFLTALSFTDSPTEFILLNAVYSFFLASTLSVPIVLVLRSVRKHSWDYGIGKFNEISGWAWVFGLGLGFALSQYLTIRQLLLLFAILNVPSLIWGAKTMREIPIYINRKSIKVFGNYVVEKTRYLPTFILHTNIRKPRFGKFYLALLLFWISAGMYFSQFPVLLVESGFERRVIYLAAILNSAVSAFMYLRVGLMLKNRDNTKVLREGITLRLLGVITLIVGILTPYLLPFAFLSYFLAGYSWSFISISSTSIVGKLAGEKEKGAAMGTFNLVNSIGYIIGSFASGFIVYSGGFLINFTAAGVFAVLSLITLKKIRI from the coding sequence ATGAGTCAAAGAATAAACGCCACAATGCATGCAAAGAAAGTCTCTCATAGGTATTATGGAATATCAAAGGTTCCTAAGTGGTTTTACTCCTTCGTGCCCTTCAAAATCTCAACTGGCGGAAGCTCAATCCTAATGCCCCTCTACCTCCTCCAGCTTGGCGGAAATGCCCAGATGGTTGGAATAATGAACTCTCTCGCAAGCTTATCCTCAATGATCGGCAGCTTGTTTTGGGGAAAGCTGAGCGATAAAACGTTAAGGAGAAAAGTCTTCATACTCCTCGGATTTCTCAGCGTGAGTATATTCCTAACAGCCCTCTCTTTCACAGACAGCCCAACGGAGTTTATTCTGCTCAATGCCGTTTACTCCTTCTTCTTAGCATCAACTCTTTCAGTTCCAATAGTCTTAGTTCTTAGGAGCGTTAGAAAGCACAGCTGGGACTATGGAATCGGAAAGTTCAACGAGATAAGCGGATGGGCATGGGTTTTTGGACTTGGTCTAGGATTTGCTCTATCACAGTATCTCACAATAAGACAGCTCCTGCTTCTATTTGCTATCCTCAATGTCCCCTCACTCATATGGGGAGCCAAAACCATGAGAGAAATCCCAATATATATTAACAGGAAGAGCATCAAAGTTTTTGGAAACTACGTTGTCGAAAAAACCCGCTATCTTCCGACTTTCATACTCCACACCAACATACGAAAGCCAAGATTTGGGAAGTTCTATCTAGCCCTTCTTTTGTTCTGGATTTCAGCCGGCATGTACTTCTCACAGTTTCCTGTCCTCTTAGTGGAGAGCGGATTTGAGAGGAGAGTTATCTACTTAGCAGCAATTTTAAATTCAGCGGTTTCAGCGTTCATGTATCTAAGAGTTGGACTAATGCTTAAGAACAGAGATAACACGAAGGTCTTAAGAGAAGGAATAACGCTGAGGCTTCTTGGAGTAATAACTTTAATTGTTGGTATACTTACCCCATATTTGTTGCCGTTTGCTTTCCTATCGTATTTTCTAGCTGGTTACTCATGGTCTTTTATCAGCATCTCCTCAACGTCCATAGTTGGGAAGCTCGCTGGTGAGAAGGAAAAAGGCGCCGCAATGGGAACTTTTAATTTAGTTAACTCAATCGGCTACATAATAGGGAGCTTTGCCAGCGGATTCATAGTATATAGCGGCGGATTTTTGATAAACTTTACAGCGGCTGGAGTTTTTGCAGTGCTTAGCCTAATCACGCTCAAGAAAATTAGAATTTAA
- a CDS encoding NifB/NifX family molybdenum-iron cluster-binding protein, with protein sequence MRKLRVAFGMENEGKLTDAHYGDSEFFLIYEILEDGTAKLLEKRPNRAKGMEEHDEGHGDPRKFRAIIEQLKDVDVLAAFRMGPNFLRIRDQSNKVAFFTSTRDLNLALQRVIERFEELWKQVEEKKSKHV encoded by the coding sequence ATGAGGAAGCTTAGAGTAGCGTTTGGAATGGAAAATGAGGGAAAGCTGACAGACGCTCACTATGGGGACTCAGAGTTCTTCTTAATCTACGAAATCTTAGAAGATGGGACCGCAAAGCTCTTGGAAAAGAGACCAAACAGAGCTAAGGGGATGGAGGAACATGATGAGGGACACGGCGATCCTAGGAAGTTTAGAGCTATTATTGAGCAGCTGAAGGACGTTGATGTGCTAGCGGCATTCAGAATGGGTCCCAACTTCTTGAGAATCAGAGACCAGAGCAATAAAGTTGCATTCTTTACGAGTACGAGGGATCTAAATTTAGCACTTCAAAGGGTTATTGAAAGGTTTGAAGAGCTTTGGAAGCAAGTTGAAGAGAAGAAGTCAAAGCATGTTTGA